The Eurosta solidaginis isolate ZX-2024a chromosome 4, ASM4086904v1, whole genome shotgun sequence genome includes a window with the following:
- the LOC137251343 gene encoding piggyBac transposable element-derived protein 3-like, translating to MRPQQKGLTKKDIEEMLNLDWDVSSDEESGNEVEDISPVLERNLEGIVERGESIEIDLLDNTLADEVEQESSNAVNMCFEKVDSKSLKWRSRPYEAPDTSLKDDNILEIIEVLTSVEYFENIFDTRCIDLIIQQTNLYGLQELGIELNCTKEDIKRYIGALLYLDVFRLAQFKMAWAQNTKLTAISEAMSRGRFEKIKQCFHFNENSQQPKNDDLNYDKLYKIRPLLNILKENFNNLPQEEHQSVDEQIIAFKGRSTYKQYNPAKPHKWGFKMFTRTGTTGMVYDFTMYVGEGTCPSYGLGLSSDVVLYLAQNLPKNKNFKLYFDNWFTSVSLLIALKEMGIFATGTIRKNRVSSCQLLSDVELKKRGRGSLT from the exons ATGAGACCCCAACAGAAAGGCTTGACAAAAAAAGATATTGAAGAAATGTTGAACTTAGATTGGGATGTTTCCAGTGACGAGGAAAGCGGCAATGAGGTGGAAGACATATCGCCAGTGCTGGAGAGGAATTTGGAAGGGATCGTGGAAAGAGGAGAAAGCATAGAGATCGACCTTCTTGACAATACGCTCGCGGACGAGGTTGAGCAAGAATCTTCTAATGCTGTTAATATGTGCTTTGAAAAAGTTGATTCAAAATCTCTCAAATGGAGATCAAGGCCCTATGAAGCCCCTGACACTAGTTTGAAGGACGATAATATCCTAGAAATTATTGAAGTTTTGACGTCAGttgaatatttcgaaaacatttttgacaCTCGTTGTATTGATTTGATCATACAGCAAACAAATTTATATGGACTACAGGAACTCGGCATTGAGCTTAACTGTACTAAGGAGGATATAAAACGGTATATTGGCGCTTTGTTATACTTAGATGTTTTTAGACTAGCCCAGTTTAAAATGGCTTGGGCCCAAAACACAAAGCTTACGGCTATATCAGAAGCAATGTCTCGCGGCCGGTTTGAAAAAATTAAGCAGTgctttcatttcaatgaaaacaGCCAACAACCTAAAAATGATGATTTAAATTATGACAAGCTGTACAAGATACGCCCTTTGCTAAATATCCTCAAAGAGAACTTCAATAATCTACCTCAGGAAGAGCATCAAAGTGTTGATGAACAGATAATTGCATTCAAAG GACGGTCTACTTATAAACAATATAATCCAGCTAAGCCCCACAAATGGGGTTTTAAAATGTTTACTCGTACTGGAACTACTGGCATGGTATATGATTTTACAATGTATGTTGGCGAAGGAACCTGTCCGTCATACGGATTGGGACTATCTTCGGATGTTGTCCTTTATCTGGCTCAAAACCTGCCCAAAAACAAGAACTTTAAACTTTATTTCGACAACTGGTTTACATCAGTAAGTCTTCTTATTGCGTTGAAGGAAATGGGCATATTTGCAACAGGTACTATCCGTAAAAATCGGGTAAGCAGTTGCCAATTGCTTTCAGATGTTGAACTCAAAAAACGGGGAAGAGGATCTTTGACGTGA